A window from Flavobacterium sp. 83 encodes these proteins:
- a CDS encoding TaqI-like C-terminal specificity domain-containing protein — protein MPLFQNSVVTKQLQSQDKIKLVAQWNVFKEHFHNPTIQDNIRSSKEEQYQGEFLIDLFVNVLGYTKNPTPNYNLTTEYKNVKDSKKADGAILIKDKVTAVIELKGTNTTDLNKIEVQAFGYKNNQPDCVYVITANFEKLRFYIDNATEYVEFNLFSLTLKEFELLYLCLAYENIANDIPKKLKEQSLSQEKDITKKLYSDYSLFKRELHQDLVKQNPDFDALELFQKSQKLLDRFLFIFFAEDRNLLPTNLIFRINQEWRQLQEMRMNISLYDRYKIYFNDLNQGAKVVLPAFSETRTAQKEEHQIFAYNGGLFHPDAILDHIKIDDELLYKHTQRLSNYDFQSEVDVNILGHIFENSLNELDEITNATMGLNPLAREQTKRKKDGVFYTPKYITKYIVDNTVGKLCIDKKAELKIIEEDYVSNNGLKRIAKKIKQPLLEKLNAYRNWLLQITICDPACGSGAFLNQALEFLIAEHGYIDELQAKLFGDAMVLSDVEKSILENNLFGVDLNEESVEIAKLSLWLRTAQPNRKLNDLNSNIKCGNSLIDDETIAGDKAFNWQTAFPKIFTEKQKKPWHITTAIHDSRTSQRMIDYKVREKRAMGTMPEPQINYLTDNDEMVIAETVSILVNEQHLNILAFNICKDHIHIVLVCEEEEVNEIVRKIKGRTAREVNKNNGINPIIDKDYNNGFKPIVESTGEKSIPLWTQKFGCKEIVDENQLTNTINYIKTNRAKHNLPDNSNKGFKSLVDSISCTYEHAFREEYKGGFDVIIGNPPYVNSKEEMFTKEVKEFFIQNYKTSAYQIDLYILFLEKSLKLISNIGTSSLIVPNSWLNNLFLENVRKFFLTNSQIIEIVSMPSNTFLDANVDTIIVTFENSKDKLTKLTKCTNEQFDVTGEINQMDWFKEKGAYINVHITKNINEIFKKLNHNSISLEALADIGRGVGVYHKRVGHTKEFIEKDPFQSDKKDDATFLPYLRGRNVQSGYLNWNNDSYISYGRWLAEPRDPKFFTGQRIVLRQIPSKKLIVAYLDQDFVIDQSVFIARFYDNSKFNSKSIMSILGSKLMAFYFKFNYSEFDDLFPKVKLQHFKSFPISEKLIDIDIKLGSLSNEIIEFKNQQQEQSQKFQRTIQRKFFSTTDDKGFKPLVDSDSNSNSVLPKKLQDWYLLSYADFIKELAKKKIKLALSQEAEWEEYFTTEAKKVLEIKTQIYTTDKAIDAMIYELYGLSSEEIEIVENS, from the coding sequence ATGCCGTTATTTCAAAATTCAGTTGTTACAAAACAATTACAAAGTCAAGATAAAATCAAATTGGTTGCGCAATGGAATGTTTTCAAAGAACATTTTCACAATCCAACTATTCAAGATAATATTCGTTCAAGTAAAGAAGAACAATACCAAGGCGAGTTCTTAATAGATTTGTTTGTAAATGTATTGGGATATACTAAAAATCCAACCCCTAATTATAATTTAACAACAGAATACAAAAACGTTAAAGACAGTAAAAAGGCGGATGGGGCAATACTCATAAAAGACAAAGTTACAGCTGTAATTGAGCTAAAAGGAACGAATACAACCGATTTAAATAAAATTGAAGTTCAGGCTTTTGGATATAAAAACAACCAACCTGATTGCGTTTATGTAATTACGGCAAACTTTGAAAAGTTACGTTTCTATATTGATAACGCCACCGAATATGTAGAGTTCAATCTTTTTAGTCTTACTCTAAAGGAATTTGAATTACTCTATTTGTGTTTGGCTTATGAGAACATTGCCAATGATATTCCCAAGAAACTCAAAGAACAATCTTTGAGCCAGGAAAAAGACATAACCAAAAAATTATATTCGGATTATTCGCTATTTAAAAGAGAATTACACCAAGATTTAGTCAAACAAAATCCTGATTTTGACGCGTTGGAATTATTCCAAAAATCTCAAAAATTATTAGATCGTTTTTTGTTTATTTTCTTTGCCGAAGATAGAAATTTGCTGCCTACTAATTTGATTTTCAGAATCAACCAAGAATGGCGACAATTGCAGGAAATGCGCATGAATATTTCGCTTTACGACCGCTACAAAATCTATTTTAATGATTTGAACCAAGGCGCAAAAGTTGTGTTGCCAGCTTTTTCTGAAACAAGGACGGCACAAAAAGAAGAGCATCAGATATTTGCCTACAATGGTGGATTGTTTCATCCGGATGCCATTTTAGACCACATCAAAATTGATGATGAATTGCTTTACAAACACACGCAAAGATTAAGCAATTACGACTTTCAGAGTGAAGTTGACGTAAACATCTTGGGGCATATTTTTGAAAATTCATTGAATGAATTAGACGAAATAACAAATGCAACAATGGGTTTAAACCCATTGGCAAGAGAGCAAACCAAACGAAAAAAAGACGGCGTTTTCTATACGCCCAAATACATTACCAAATATATTGTTGACAATACGGTTGGTAAATTATGTATCGACAAAAAAGCCGAACTCAAAATCATTGAGGAAGACTATGTTAGCAACAATGGGCTTAAGCGCATTGCAAAGAAAATCAAACAACCCTTATTAGAAAAACTAAACGCGTATAGAAATTGGTTGTTGCAAATTACGATTTGCGACCCGGCTTGTGGCAGTGGCGCATTTTTGAACCAAGCTTTAGAATTTTTGATTGCAGAACACGGATATATTGACGAACTCCAAGCCAAATTATTTGGCGATGCAATGGTTTTGAGCGATGTAGAAAAAAGCATTCTCGAAAACAACCTTTTTGGAGTAGATTTGAATGAAGAAAGTGTGGAAATCGCCAAACTCTCCTTATGGCTACGCACCGCACAACCCAATAGAAAATTAAACGACTTAAACAGCAATATTAAATGCGGCAACTCATTGATTGACGATGAAACCATTGCTGGTGACAAAGCTTTTAACTGGCAGACCGCATTTCCTAAAATATTCACAGAAAAGCAAAAAAAGCCTTGGCACATCACAACAGCTATTCACGATAGTCGCACTTCTCAAAGAATGATAGATTATAAAGTGAGAGAAAAAAGAGCAATGGGAACAATGCCCGAACCACAAATAAATTATCTTACGGATAATGACGAAATGGTAATTGCAGAAACCGTTTCAATTTTAGTAAATGAACAACATCTAAATATTTTGGCATTTAATATTTGCAAAGACCATATTCATATCGTTTTGGTTTGCGAAGAGGAAGAAGTAAATGAAATAGTAAGAAAAATAAAAGGACGAACAGCCCGCGAGGTCAATAAAAATAACGGAATAAATCCTATAATCGACAAAGATTACAATAATGGGTTTAAACCCATTGTCGAAAGCACTGGAGAAAAAAGCATTCCGTTGTGGACACAAAAATTTGGATGTAAAGAAATAGTTGATGAAAACCAATTGACTAATACAATTAATTACATAAAAACAAACAGAGCAAAACACAATTTGCCCGACAATAGCAACAAGGGGTTTAAATCCCTTGTCGATAGTATATCTTGTACTTACGAACACGCTTTTAGAGAAGAATATAAAGGAGGTTTTGATGTGATTATTGGAAATCCGCCTTATGTAAATAGTAAAGAAGAAATGTTTACTAAAGAGGTAAAGGAATTCTTTATACAGAATTATAAAACTTCAGCATACCAAATTGACTTATACATTTTATTTCTTGAAAAAAGTTTGAAACTAATTTCTAATATAGGGACGTCATCTTTAATTGTTCCTAATTCGTGGTTAAACAATTTATTTTTAGAAAATGTCAGGAAATTCTTTTTGACTAATTCACAAATTATTGAAATTGTTTCAATGCCATCTAATACTTTTTTAGATGCTAATGTTGATACAATAATTGTAACATTTGAAAATTCAAAAGATAAATTGACCAAGCTAACAAAATGTACTAATGAACAATTTGATGTTACTGGGGAGATTAATCAAATGGATTGGTTTAAAGAAAAAGGTGCGTATATAAACGTTCATATTACTAAAAATATTAATGAGATATTTAAGAAATTAAATCATAATTCAATATCATTAGAAGCTTTAGCGGATATTGGCAGAGGTGTTGGGGTTTATCATAAGCGAGTTGGACATACAAAGGAATTTATTGAAAAAGATCCTTTTCAATCTGATAAAAAAGACGATGCTACTTTTTTGCCATATTTAAGAGGTAGAAATGTTCAATCAGGATATTTGAATTGGAACAATGATAGTTATATAAGTTATGGAAGATGGTTAGCAGAACCGAGAGATCCTAAATTTTTCACAGGACAAAGAATAGTTTTGAGACAAATTCCATCTAAAAAGCTGATTGTCGCTTATTTGGATCAAGATTTTGTAATTGACCAATCAGTATTTATTGCAAGATTTTATGATAATTCAAAATTTAATTCTAAATCTATAATGTCAATTTTAGGCTCAAAATTGATGGCTTTTTATTTCAAATTTAACTATTCAGAATTTGATGACTTGTTTCCTAAAGTTAAATTACAGCATTTTAAATCTTTTCCTATTTCAGAAAAATTAATTGATATTGATATAAAGTTAGGAAGTTTGAGTAATGAAATAATAGAATTTAAAAATCAACAACAAGAACAATCGCAAAAGTTTCAAAGAACGATACAACGAAAGTTTTTTAGTACTACTGATGACAAGGGGTTTAAACCCCTTGTTGATAGTGATAGTAATAGTAATAGCGTTCTTCCAAAAAAACTACAAGATTGGTATTTGTTGTCGTATGCTGATTTCATCAAAGAACTGGCAAAAAAGAAAATAAAACTAGCCCTTTCGCAGGAAGCCGAGTGGGAAGAGTATTTCACTACCGAAGCCAAAAAAGTACTGGAAATCAAAACCCAAATCTACACCACCGATAAAGCTATTGATGCAATGATTTATGAATTGTATGGGTTGAGTAGTGAGGAAATAGAGATTGTAGAAAATAGTTAG
- a CDS encoding M56 family metallopeptidase — protein sequence MEALFIYLIKSSGLIVLFYLAYFLMLRKETFFTSNRWFLLAGLITSVLLPFVFITKIIWVEPASNPINWSNIPMTNYTEEKTFEDYLPLLTALAYGIGTLLLLGKFAFDFYSLNAVLKGKSIQQQADFKFIDTKENVAPFSYFNTIVYNSALYTASELENILEHEKVHSEQNHTIDVLISRLFCIVFWFNPFIWLYKKAMLQNLEFIADSEATKKISDKKAYQITLLKITTHENCVAITNHFYQSLIKKRIVMLNKNQSKKWNSWKYALVLPLLAAFVFLFQVKTIAQEKTNQNASKSVLDVVTTINKNFSDEELKKKAEFFKKEFNCDLIFSEIERNSSKEITGITVNYNGNLYGNGTYKQHSNSTIKDIYIKHKGGKIDISDAEIDANIKTSSSDKMLSIDKEIFINGEKVSQNDMDKLDPDEIERMDVNKKNDQQEIRIVTKKFHKTITENDIYIDGEKADKNELLQLDQNTIDKMDVNKKEKTIRITTKTNTQTFNDTDIPTPPTPPKFPDGPMPVAPPIDMSKLPSPPAHPSNVKDKKAMAEFERKMKEFEKKMESFEPDMTTYEKEVEEVMAKREQIFEKEMTKYEDAMEKYRDALEKRNN from the coding sequence ATGGAAGCACTGTTTATTTATCTCATCAAATCCAGCGGACTAATCGTCCTATTTTATTTAGCTTATTTCTTAATGTTACGAAAAGAAACCTTTTTCACAAGCAATCGTTGGTTTTTATTGGCTGGATTAATTACTTCAGTTCTTTTGCCATTTGTTTTTATTACAAAAATAATCTGGGTAGAACCAGCTAGTAATCCTATAAATTGGTCAAATATTCCTATGACAAATTATACGGAAGAAAAAACATTTGAAGATTATTTACCACTGCTTACTGCTCTTGCTTACGGAATTGGAACATTGCTTTTACTGGGCAAATTTGCCTTTGATTTTTATAGTTTGAATGCTGTTCTAAAAGGAAAATCCATCCAACAACAAGCCGATTTTAAATTTATAGATACTAAAGAAAATGTAGCTCCATTTTCCTATTTCAATACCATCGTTTACAATTCGGCTTTATACACCGCTTCCGAATTAGAAAATATTTTAGAACATGAAAAAGTACACAGCGAACAGAATCATACCATTGATGTTTTGATTTCGAGATTGTTTTGTATTGTATTTTGGTTCAATCCGTTCATTTGGCTGTACAAAAAAGCAATGCTACAAAACCTTGAATTCATTGCAGACAGTGAAGCTACAAAGAAAATATCCGACAAAAAAGCCTATCAAATCACGCTTTTAAAAATAACAACACACGAGAATTGTGTTGCCATCACCAATCATTTTTATCAATCATTAATCAAAAAACGAATCGTTATGTTAAACAAAAATCAATCAAAAAAATGGAATTCCTGGAAGTATGCTTTAGTACTTCCATTATTAGCGGCATTTGTATTCTTATTCCAAGTTAAAACTATTGCACAAGAAAAAACGAATCAGAATGCGTCAAAAAGTGTACTGGATGTCGTTACAACGATTAACAAGAATTTTTCAGATGAAGAATTAAAAAAGAAAGCCGAATTTTTCAAAAAAGAATTTAATTGCGATTTAATATTCTCTGAAATAGAACGCAATTCAAGTAAGGAAATCACAGGAATAACGGTCAACTACAATGGGAATTTATATGGTAATGGAACTTATAAACAACACAGCAATAGCACAATCAAAGATATCTATATCAAGCATAAAGGAGGTAAAATTGACATCAGTGATGCTGAAATTGATGCGAATATTAAAACCTCATCTTCCGATAAAATGCTTTCTATTGACAAAGAAATTTTCATTAATGGAGAAAAAGTAAGTCAAAATGATATGGATAAATTAGATCCTGATGAAATTGAGCGCATGGATGTAAATAAAAAAAATGATCAACAAGAAATCAGAATCGTTACAAAAAAATTCCACAAAACAATTACTGAGAATGACATTTATATCGATGGCGAAAAAGCAGATAAAAATGAATTGTTACAACTTGACCAAAATACAATTGACAAAATGGATGTCAATAAAAAAGAAAAAACAATTAGAATCACCACTAAAACTAATACTCAAACTTTCAATGATACCGATATTCCAACTCCGCCAACACCTCCAAAATTTCCTGACGGACCAATGCCAGTAGCTCCTCCTATTGATATGTCAAAACTGCCTTCGCCACCTGCTCATCCATCGAACGTAAAAGATAAAAAAGCAATGGCTGAATTTGAGAGAAAAATGAAAGAATTCGAAAAAAAGATGGAATCATTCGAGCCAGATATGACCACCTATGAAAAAGAAGTAGAAGAAGTAATGGCCAAACGCGAACAAATATTTGAAAAAGAAATGACTAAATACGAAGATGCCATGGAAAAATACAGAGACGCCTTGGAAAAACGTAATAATTAA
- a CDS encoding adenine phosphoribosyltransferase has translation MPLKNYIRDIQGFPKEGILFKDITPLLIDPEARNKCLEILVSTLKDKKIDKVIGVESRGFFFGMLIAQELNVGFIPVRKPNKLPYETISATYELEYGTDTLEIHVDSIQKGDRILIHDDVLATGGTAKAVCELVERLGGEIVQCNFLMELTFLNGRAKIKGNEIFAGITY, from the coding sequence ATGCCACTTAAGAATTACATACGTGATATTCAGGGTTTTCCTAAAGAAGGAATTTTGTTCAAGGACATTACTCCCTTGCTAATTGATCCCGAAGCAAGGAATAAATGCCTTGAAATATTGGTTTCAACTCTTAAAGATAAAAAAATAGACAAGGTAATAGGAGTGGAGAGTCGGGGTTTTTTCTTTGGGATGCTTATCGCACAAGAATTAAATGTTGGTTTTATTCCAGTTCGAAAGCCTAACAAGCTGCCTTACGAAACTATTTCAGCGACCTATGAATTAGAATATGGAACGGATACTTTAGAAATTCATGTTGACTCGATTCAAAAAGGAGATCGAATTCTAATTCACGATGATGTTTTGGCAACTGGAGGAACGGCTAAAGCGGTATGTGAATTGGTAGAAAGATTGGGAGGTGAAATTGTACAATGCAATTTCTTGATGGAATTGACTTTCCTAAATGGAAGAGCAAAAATCAAGGGAAATGAGATTTTTGCTGGAATAACATACTAA
- a CDS encoding BlaI/MecI/CopY family transcriptional regulator, producing MQKLTNKEEEIMHILWKLKKAFVKEVMAEITEEQPHYNTLSTIVRNLEEKGFVSHNAFGNTHQYYPIVSLEDYRKRFMNTAIDNYFNSSYKNMVSFFAKEEKISAAELREILTMIENQEEKK from the coding sequence ATGCAAAAGTTAACCAATAAAGAAGAAGAAATCATGCACATTTTATGGAAGCTCAAAAAAGCTTTTGTGAAAGAAGTCATGGCCGAAATCACTGAAGAACAGCCTCATTACAATACACTTTCAACCATTGTACGCAACTTGGAAGAAAAAGGATTCGTGTCGCACAATGCCTTTGGGAACACCCATCAATATTACCCTATCGTTAGTCTGGAAGATTATAGAAAGCGTTTTATGAATACGGCAATCGACAATTACTTTAATAGTTCGTATAAAAACATGGTCTCCTTTTTTGCAAAAGAAGAGAAAATTTCTGCTGCCGAATTACGGGAAATTCTGACCATGATTGAAAATCAAGAAGAGAAAAAATAA
- a CDS encoding MFS transporter — MLQTAFQRYINNFKGFTREVWILTLITFINRAGTMVLPFLSKYLKEDLHFSYAQVGWIMVSFGFGSMLGSWLGGKLSDKIGFYKIMVFSLFTSGILLFLVQYIRTFWGLCIGMFVIMTVADMFRPAMFVSLGTYAIPENRTRALTLVRLAVNLGFTAGPALGGLIIMNLGYTGLFWVDGSSCIVSILIFAILVKERKKPADLNSINDETEIPASVFKDKIFWIFLFVCFATAMLFFQLFTTLPLYHNEKFGLTEFQSGLLLSLNGLLIFFLEMPIVSFSQRKGIQKLKIILWGCVLMSISFYLLLINTWAGILVIGIIIMTFGEMFIFPFSNSFALSRAPKGHEGRYMALFTMSFSLAHIASSKTGLELIAHFGYQTNWFFMGSLGLLSVLGCIWLQKLVQIEQK; from the coding sequence ATGCTTCAAACTGCTTTTCAACGTTATATTAACAATTTTAAAGGATTCACAAGAGAAGTATGGATTCTTACTTTGATTACTTTTATAAATCGTGCCGGGACGATGGTTTTGCCTTTTCTATCTAAATATTTGAAGGAAGATTTACATTTTTCGTACGCTCAAGTTGGATGGATTATGGTTTCTTTTGGTTTTGGATCCATGCTAGGCTCCTGGCTGGGTGGCAAATTATCTGATAAAATTGGTTTTTATAAAATCATGGTTTTTAGTTTGTTTACCAGTGGAATTCTATTATTTTTAGTTCAATATATCCGTACTTTTTGGGGATTGTGCATCGGGATGTTTGTTATCATGACCGTAGCTGACATGTTTCGTCCCGCCATGTTCGTTTCCCTAGGAACGTATGCAATACCTGAAAATCGCACCCGAGCTTTAACTTTAGTGCGACTCGCGGTTAATTTAGGTTTTACTGCCGGACCCGCTTTAGGAGGTTTAATCATTATGAATTTGGGATATACAGGACTTTTTTGGGTAGATGGAAGCTCTTGTATCGTTTCTATTTTGATCTTTGCAATATTGGTAAAAGAACGCAAAAAACCGGCTGATTTAAACTCCATAAATGATGAAACCGAAATCCCTGCTTCCGTTTTTAAAGACAAAATATTCTGGATATTCCTCTTTGTCTGTTTTGCCACAGCAATGTTGTTCTTCCAGCTTTTCACTACTTTACCTTTATATCACAATGAAAAATTTGGACTTACTGAATTTCAAAGCGGACTTTTATTATCCTTGAACGGATTATTAATTTTCTTTCTGGAAATGCCAATAGTAAGTTTCAGCCAAAGAAAAGGCATTCAAAAACTCAAAATAATCCTTTGGGGATGCGTGCTCATGTCCATAAGTTTTTACCTCCTTTTGATAAACACTTGGGCAGGAATACTAGTAATCGGTATAATTATAATGACTTTTGGAGAAATGTTCATCTTTCCTTTCTCTAATTCATTTGCTTTAAGCAGAGCACCAAAAGGACATGAAGGGCGCTACATGGCGTTGTTTACCATGAGTTTTAGCTTAGCACACATTGCGAGTTCTAAGACTGGATTGGAACTTATAGCCCATTTTGGTTATCAGACCAATTGGTTTTTCATGGGCAGCTTAGGACTTCTTTCCGTGTTAGGTTGTATTTGGCTGCAAAAACTCGTTCAAATAGAACAAAAATAA
- a CDS encoding AAA family ATPase, whose amino-acid sequence MKICKIKFKNIHALKGEHTIDFENGILGEAGLFVITGATGTGKSTILDVITLALYNKIPRIEKSITEKVIEEEGVILTKNALDCYAEVEYAVKGKRYLSSWSIRRTRTGSLDKRKQELIEVTTGKILVSGVNEVISENERIIGLNYNQFVQSMILAQGQFSKLLLAKKDDRNALLEEITGSSIYRKIGRAVFQRFRGVEDAVKTQQIKMGETVLLSDESMKEIQDDIVEKKPLCIATEKKQKELENKKALKESILKNIQKKEANQIEWKAFLTDKKEVAIQEQQLEVHDSVVVFKDQMIQIEQADKTALELSATIEKGKQRILDFEATKKELIQSASELIAKEVTEDKLELLLEDFREKVVSLQEAEKEKLNEAKQEAQRIKDKLQQLKAFGITLIENENLALQIRQELNTIEVEIKRKGLSTIDAVRTKKEELSKLVLPASQLIGDRKLYDLKSEGIAELKIKIKSQFSEINNFIESEKLQKAELDNLLPIVEKAKVELEDWKQRKSLDQHRAELEPGKPCPLCGSENHPYAESIEDILVSTLQDKLNELTKKSEELKTILLQTEAKKAGLQTTNSKEELDLEIRAADFKILENDIAVLCSQLKWNKEDLLEKWESEFTTLQQEQTELDKLGKCIQAKVVLNEMEQLNSSYSVLKTAYILAKETLLSVYNKNDINNAVSDLNRKFSVCRSELNALTAQLSEFIASRTKTVALKEQLLAVLIPELQKKEIDSLLILKSKILEESNASQIRKKLQMLKDNEIRLQTSLKAIDETLAEEELLNDTTVTLDELIILLPAVIKEFAILQKHIWDQEKRIEIDTLNRAKQKNSQEALDALNKDLSLWSKMNMLIGDAQGKKFSNFVQDLTLRQLLEYGNIRLRGFSDRYLLDVTNDSDGLKVIDTYMGNTKRSVSSLSGGETFKLSLALAFGLSDLAARNVEIESLFIDEGFGSLDPESLDQAISILENMQNESNKSIGIISHVGELKDRIGSKIKLVRTGAGYSTIEIE is encoded by the coding sequence ATGAAAATTTGTAAAATAAAATTTAAAAATATACATGCTCTGAAAGGGGAGCATACCATCGATTTTGAAAATGGTATCCTCGGAGAAGCAGGTCTTTTTGTAATTACGGGCGCAACGGGAACTGGTAAATCAACCATTCTGGATGTGATAACCCTCGCTTTGTATAATAAAATTCCCAGAATAGAAAAATCAATCACTGAAAAAGTAATTGAGGAAGAAGGTGTTATCCTGACTAAAAATGCCTTGGATTGTTATGCGGAAGTGGAATATGCGGTTAAAGGCAAAAGATATTTGTCTTCCTGGTCCATCCGCAGAACCAGAACGGGATCATTAGATAAGCGAAAACAAGAATTAATTGAAGTTACAACCGGTAAAATTTTAGTTTCAGGCGTAAACGAAGTGATTAGTGAAAACGAACGAATCATTGGTCTGAATTACAATCAGTTTGTCCAATCGATGATTCTTGCCCAAGGTCAGTTTTCAAAATTGCTTTTGGCTAAAAAAGACGACCGAAATGCACTTTTAGAGGAAATAACGGGTTCTTCCATTTATCGAAAGATAGGCAGGGCTGTATTTCAACGATTCAGGGGAGTGGAAGACGCAGTAAAGACCCAACAAATCAAAATGGGGGAAACAGTCTTGTTGAGTGATGAATCTATGAAAGAGATTCAGGATGATATAGTCGAGAAAAAGCCATTGTGTATTGCTACCGAAAAAAAACAAAAGGAGCTCGAAAACAAAAAAGCACTGAAAGAAAGCATTCTTAAAAATATCCAGAAAAAAGAGGCAAACCAAATCGAATGGAAAGCTTTTTTGACTGATAAAAAAGAAGTAGCAATTCAGGAACAACAACTGGAAGTGCATGATAGTGTGGTGGTTTTCAAAGACCAAATGATCCAGATAGAACAGGCAGATAAAACGGCATTAGAACTTTCTGCCACAATAGAAAAAGGAAAACAACGTATCTTAGATTTTGAAGCTACTAAAAAGGAGTTGATTCAATCCGCCTCCGAATTGATAGCCAAAGAAGTAACGGAAGATAAACTGGAGCTTTTACTGGAGGATTTCAGGGAAAAGGTAGTTTCTCTTCAGGAAGCTGAAAAGGAAAAATTAAATGAAGCTAAGCAGGAAGCACAGCGTATTAAGGACAAATTACAGCAACTTAAAGCGTTTGGAATAACATTAATCGAAAACGAAAATCTAGCGCTGCAAATCAGACAGGAATTAAACACAATTGAAGTTGAAATAAAACGTAAAGGGCTTTCGACCATTGATGCGGTTCGCACAAAAAAGGAAGAACTGTCAAAACTGGTTTTGCCTGCTAGCCAATTAATTGGTGATCGGAAATTATATGATTTAAAAAGCGAGGGAATAGCAGAATTAAAAATTAAAATTAAAAGCCAGTTCAGTGAAATCAATAATTTCATTGAATCCGAAAAACTCCAAAAAGCAGAATTGGATAATCTGCTTCCAATAGTTGAAAAAGCAAAGGTGGAACTAGAAGACTGGAAGCAACGTAAAAGTCTTGATCAGCATCGTGCTGAGCTAGAACCCGGCAAGCCTTGTCCATTATGTGGCTCTGAAAACCATCCTTACGCAGAAAGTATCGAAGATATTTTGGTCAGCACATTGCAGGATAAATTGAATGAACTCACCAAAAAATCAGAAGAGTTAAAAACAATCCTATTGCAAACGGAAGCAAAAAAAGCAGGTTTGCAAACGACCAATTCTAAGGAGGAATTGGATTTAGAAATAAGGGCGGCAGATTTTAAGATTTTAGAAAATGATATCGCGGTATTGTGTTCCCAATTGAAGTGGAATAAGGAAGATCTGCTCGAAAAATGGGAATCCGAGTTTACTACTTTACAGCAAGAGCAAACCGAATTAGACAAATTAGGGAAGTGCATACAGGCCAAAGTAGTTTTGAACGAAATGGAACAGTTAAATAGCAGCTACTCCGTTTTGAAAACGGCTTATATACTAGCTAAAGAAACGCTATTGTCGGTTTATAACAAAAATGACATCAATAACGCTGTTAGTGATTTGAATAGGAAATTTAGTGTATGTCGTTCGGAACTTAACGCACTGACGGCACAGCTTTCTGAATTTATAGCCAGTAGAACCAAAACGGTAGCTCTTAAAGAGCAGTTATTAGCCGTTCTTATCCCTGAACTTCAAAAAAAGGAGATTGATTCATTGTTAATATTGAAATCTAAAATACTCGAGGAATCCAATGCGAGTCAAATTCGTAAAAAGTTACAAATGCTAAAGGACAACGAGATACGCCTGCAGACTAGTCTAAAAGCAATTGATGAAACCTTAGCCGAAGAAGAGCTATTAAATGATACTACGGTTACACTGGATGAACTAATAATATTACTGCCCGCAGTAATTAAAGAGTTTGCCATACTTCAAAAACACATTTGGGATCAGGAGAAACGAATCGAAATTGATACTCTAAACAGAGCGAAGCAAAAGAATAGCCAGGAAGCGTTGGATGCTTTGAATAAAGATTTGTCGCTTTGGAGTAAAATGAATATGCTTATTGGTGATGCACAGGGGAAAAAATTCTCCAATTTCGTGCAGGACTTAACCTTGAGACAATTACTTGAATATGGAAACATACGTCTTAGAGGTTTTTCAGATCGTTATTTGCTGGATGTTACCAATGATTCCGATGGTTTGAAAGTTATTGATACGTATATGGGAAACACCAAGCGTTCCGTATCATCCTTGTCAGGGGGAGAAACTTTTAAATTAAGTTTGGCATTGGCTTTTGGATTATCAGATTTGGCCGCTCGTAATGTTGAAATTGAGTCCTTGTTTATTGATGAAGGTTTTGGTTCTTTAGATCCAGAATCCTTAGATCAGGCGATAAGCATACTCGAGAACATGCAAAACGAGAGTAATAAATCCATCGGTATAATATCACATGTGGGCGAATTGAAAGACCGTATTGGTTCAAAAATAAAATTAGTTAGAACCGGTGCCGGATACAGTACAATTGAAATCGAATAG